One Chloroflexota bacterium DNA segment encodes these proteins:
- a CDS encoding histone deacetylase family protein: MEAILEELEGFYDFVKPEPTSEEDLRRVHTQRLIDFVKLDPQLYEVASLSAGGAILAGELAVKGEVTFGLIRPPGHHASPNNSSNYCYFNNIAIAVKKLLDEKKIGRALIVDIDLHFGNGTAEIFRNDSRVTYYYLPMVGRDALRPPPGESWVETGATYLYKPEEDRIPQLQALEEYLKNATGYDILAVSAGFDRAKEGRGRIFEVEDYGTIGKLLKEAAERNCQGKRFAVLEGGYNQEVLGENVEAFLEEFQ, encoded by the coding sequence ATGGAAGCCATCTTGGAAGAACTTGAAGGCTTTTACGACTTTGTTAAACCCGAACCGACCAGCGAAGAAGACCTGAGAAGGGTCCATACGCAACGGCTTATTGACTTCGTCAAATTGGACCCTCAGCTTTATGAGGTTGCCAGCCTCTCTGCCGGCGGAGCCATTTTGGCTGGTGAGCTGGCAGTAAAAGGAGAGGTCACTTTTGGCCTCATCAGGCCCCCCGGCCATCATGCCAGTCCCAACAATTCCTCGAACTATTGTTACTTCAACAACATCGCCATTGCCGTTAAGAAGCTGCTGGATGAGAAGAAGATAGGAAGGGCCTTGATTGTGGACATTGACCTTCATTTCGGAAACGGGACAGCGGAGATATTCCGCAATGATAGTAGAGTTACCTATTATTACCTGCCAATGGTAGGTAGAGATGCGCTACGGCCCCCACCCGGGGAAAGTTGGGTTGAGACGGGTGCCACCTACCTTTACAAGCCGGAAGAAGACAGAATTCCACAACTGCAAGCCCTGGAAGAGTATCTCAAAAACGCCACAGGTTACGATATCCTGGCCGTATCAGCCGGCTTTGATAGAGCCAAGGAAGGCCGGGGCCGCATATTTGAAGTTGAAGACTACGGGACAATTGGCAAATTGCTTAAAGAAGCTGCCGAGAGAAACTGCCAAGGGAAGAGGTTCGCCGTCCTGGAAGGGGGCTACAACCAGGAGGTCCTGGGCGAGAATGTAGAAGCCTTCCTGGAAGAGTTCCAATAA
- a CDS encoding transposase: MSQENKDKANAAEARTQGTRGFMQQVRVAARRKYTPEEKVRIVLEGFRREVGVRDLCRREGIKPGAFYAWTKDFMEAGKGRLTRDAARDATRQEIDEIKRENAELKHLVADLSLEAYRLKETAIPPLGNHAGDGA, from the coding sequence GTGTCCCAGGAAAACAAAGACAAAGCTAACGCTGCCGAAGCCAGGACGCAGGGTACCCGGGGCTTCATGCAGCAGGTCAGAGTGGCAGCGAGGCGCAAGTACACCCCGGAGGAGAAGGTCCGTATCGTGCTGGAGGGGTTCCGCCGGGAGGTGGGAGTAAGGGACCTCTGCCGCCGGGAAGGGATCAAACCGGGGGCCTTTTACGCCTGGACCAAGGACTTCATGGAAGCAGGGAAGGGGCGGCTCACCCGGGACGCCGCACGCGACGCCACGCGCCAAGAGATCGACGAGATAAAGCGGGAGAACGCTGAGCTCAAGCACCTGGTGGCTGACCTGTCATTAGAAGCTTACCGTCTCAAAGAAACGGCTATTCCTCCGCTGGGGAACCACGCCGGCGACGGCGCATGA
- a CDS encoding IS3 family transposase, which translates to MSPAERAHVLAQVESQSGCKRQALAVLGVPRSTYYRWRQGQPGSGYRGRPWNRITPNEERRILAVAREYPELSSRQLSARITDYEGFSVSESTVYRILRREGLVKRLEMQVTAGKEYHTKTTRPHQMWATDASYFRVVGWGYYYLVTVMDDYSRFILAWKLQKDMSADSLIEVIQEAIDATHMTEVHVEDRTKLLSDNGSGYLSRVFKDYLHLVGIRHIVAAPFHPQTNGKVERYQQSLKHEVNQLPYELPSQLEKAIADFVDYYNHRRYHKALGDVTPADVLYGRREQILQRRKEVRIQTLNQRRDYNQGLKELVSAA; encoded by the coding sequence ATGAGCCCCGCGGAGAGGGCTCATGTCCTGGCCCAGGTGGAAAGCCAGTCCGGGTGCAAGCGACAGGCGCTGGCAGTGCTGGGGGTACCCAGGAGCACCTACTACCGCTGGCGACAGGGGCAACCCGGTTCGGGCTACAGAGGAAGGCCGTGGAACCGGATCACTCCTAACGAGGAGCGCCGAATACTGGCGGTAGCCCGGGAGTACCCTGAACTCTCCAGCCGGCAACTCTCAGCCCGGATTACGGACTACGAGGGCTTCTCCGTGTCCGAATCGACGGTGTACCGCATTCTTAGAAGGGAAGGCCTGGTGAAACGCCTGGAAATGCAGGTTACAGCTGGCAAGGAGTACCACACCAAGACCACACGGCCCCACCAGATGTGGGCCACCGACGCTTCCTACTTCCGGGTGGTCGGCTGGGGCTACTACTACCTGGTAACCGTGATGGACGACTATTCCCGCTTCATCCTGGCCTGGAAGCTGCAGAAAGACATGTCGGCTGATTCTCTCATCGAGGTGATTCAGGAAGCCATCGATGCCACCCACATGACCGAAGTGCACGTAGAAGACCGCACCAAGCTGCTGTCGGATAACGGGTCTGGCTACTTGTCCCGCGTCTTCAAAGACTACCTGCACCTGGTAGGGATAAGGCACATCGTGGCCGCGCCCTTCCATCCCCAGACCAACGGCAAGGTGGAGCGCTACCAGCAGTCTCTGAAACATGAGGTGAACCAGCTACCCTATGAACTTCCCAGCCAGCTGGAGAAAGCTATTGCCGACTTCGTCGACTACTACAACCACCGCCGCTACCACAAGGCCCTGGGCGACGTGACGCCCGCCGATGTCCTCTATGGCAGGAGAGAGCAGATCCTACAGCGCAGGAAGGAGGTGCGAATACAGACACTTAACCAGCGGAGGGATTACAACCAGGGCCTCAAGGAGCTTGTCAGTGCCGCCTGA
- a CDS encoding MBL fold metallo-hydrolase: MVVRCLEVGSFMANCYIVGSGKTKEGMVIDPGDEGQLILKTVQELGLRIKAVVATHAHMDHFSAVGEIKAATGADFLVHEDDAPGLKQREYFSSLFGVSFPEAPPADRLLRDGDTIQVGDLRFQVLHTPGHTRGGICLLGEGVVFTGDTLFSQGIGRSDLPGGDYQVLMEAIRSRLMSLPDDTVVYPGHGPETSIGYERRYNPYLKEELN, from the coding sequence ATGGTGGTGCGGTGTCTGGAGGTGGGGTCCTTTATGGCTAACTGCTACATCGTGGGCTCCGGGAAAACGAAAGAGGGGATGGTCATAGACCCTGGGGACGAAGGCCAGCTCATCCTGAAGACTGTCCAAGAGCTGGGCCTGAGAATAAAGGCCGTTGTCGCCACCCATGCCCATATGGACCATTTCTCTGCCGTGGGGGAGATAAAGGCGGCCACGGGGGCTGATTTCCTGGTCCATGAGGATGATGCCCCGGGCCTGAAGCAGAGGGAGTATTTCTCCTCTCTTTTTGGCGTGTCTTTCCCCGAGGCCCCTCCCGCCGACCGGCTCTTGAGGGACGGGGACACCATCCAGGTGGGGGACCTCCGGTTCCAGGTCCTCCACACTCCCGGCCACACCCGTGGGGGCATATGCCTCCTGGGGGAGGGGGTAGTATTTACCGGGGACACCCTCTTCTCCCAGGGCATTGGCCGGTCTGACCTGCCCGGAGGGGACTACCAGGTGCTGATGGAGGCCATCCGCTCCCGGCTCATGTCCCTCCCCGACGATACCGTTGTCTACCCCGGACACGGCCCCGAGACCTCCATCGGCTACGAGCGGCGCTACAATCCGTATCTAAAGGAGGAGCTGAACTAG
- a CDS encoding GYD domain-containing protein translates to MAVYLMLTTLTDEGRKSIKANPARIKEVNKEVEAMGAKVLAQYALLGPYDFINILEAPTNEVMVRVAIELGSRGTLGTMTMAALTVDDFVKSLKGSGRPARPGAKKAK, encoded by the coding sequence ATGGCTGTCTATTTGATGCTCACCACTTTGACCGACGAGGGCCGGAAGTCCATAAAGGCTAACCCCGCCAGGATCAAAGAGGTGAACAAAGAGGTCGAGGCCATGGGGGCGAAGGTCCTCGCCCAGTATGCTCTGCTGGGCCCCTACGATTTCATCAATATTCTGGAGGCTCCGACCAACGAGGTAATGGTAAGGGTAGCCATTGAGCTGGGGTCCAGGGGGACACTGGGGACCATGACCATGGCAGCCCTCACCGTGGACGATTTTGTGAAGAGCCTGAAGGGCAGCGGGAGGCCGGCCAGACCCGGGGCCAAAAAGGCGAAGTAA